A stretch of DNA from Microlunatus sp. Gsoil 973:
CGTTACCTCTGACGGTCGAGGGGCGAAGGGAAGGTCCATCGTCGATGTCGAGCTTGACGAGGGCCTGTTCGATCCGACGTTCCATTTCGACGGCGGCGAGAAGTTGATCGTGATCGGTAATTGACGGTGGATGTCCGTAGAGACGCCCGCTTCACGGCGGCGAATATGCAGGAAGCTATCTGCTCGCGAAGTCGGACGAATCGGGCTCGATCGTCGCCTTGGTCTGTGAGGGGACGCCGGGGAAGCTTCGCGTCGTCGCTGATTACTGGTTCCAGAGCGTCGATGATCTTGTCGCTGGTGTTACGGAAGGAGATTGGGATGTCGGTGGCTGCCCAGTGGTTCATTGGGTGAGCCGGCATAGCATCATCCGGTCCCATCCTCGGAGCTGGAACACCTGACAGGGATACGTGAACTGCTCGATTAGTCGGGGCCGGTTGCGGACCGTTCGGATGTCATCATCGTGACGATGGAATTCAGCGAGGCCCTCGGAGCTTCCTACCGGCTCGGAAAACGGGTGGGCAGGGGAGCCTCCGGTGAGGTCTGGCAGGCGACCGACCTTCGTACCGGCGAAACGGTCGCGGCCAAGATCTTGCGGGCCGAGCACGCCTCCGATCCGGCGCTGGTCGAGCGGTTCATCCGCGAACGCTCCATCCTGATCGGCCTGCGCCATCCCAACATCGTCGCGGTCCGTGACCTGGTGGTCGAGGGCGACCGGCTGGCGATCGTGATGGACTACATCGGCGGCGGTTCGCTCCGCGACATCCTGGACCGGCGGTCCACCCTGTCGCCGCGGGCAGCCGTCGACACGACAGCTGCGGTGTTCCGAGCGCTGGCGGCCGCGCACGAGAAGCAGGTGCTGCACCGCGACATCAAACCGGACAATGTGCTGCTGCTCCCGGAATGGCTGGTCGGGAATCCGGACGCCTGCAAGGTCACCGACTTCGGCATCGCCAGGATGATCACCGACCGGCCCAGGGTCTCCACGGGATTACTCGGAACGCCGGAGTACATGGCGCCGGAGTTGATCAGCACCGGCGACGCCGGGATGCCCGCCGACGTGTACGCAACCGGGGTCCTGCTTTACGAACTGCTCGCCGGCAGAACGCCGTTCGCCGGGCCGGGAACCGACTTCACCATCGCCTATCGGCACGTGTCGGTGGAGGTGCCCAACCTCGACCTGCCCGATCAGCTCTCCGCACTGCTGCTCCGGCTTTTGGACAAGCGACCGCAGAACCGGCCGTCGGCCGCCGACGCCGCCGCCACGCTGACCGCGATGCGTCCCCGGCTGGACGGCGTACCCGCGCTGGAACCCGCTTCCGCGCCGGAGGACTTCGTCCAGACCGAACGGCGGCCACCGCGGTCCGGGGCCTCCGGCAGGCCCCGAGGATGACGGCGACGATGTCCGACCGCACCCGCCCCAGGAACTGGGCCCGATCCCCGACCTGGGAACGCCAGGCCGGGAGACCGTCTACCGCCCGATGCCGCGCCGGTCCGCCCCCGAACCCGAAGAACCCGACGAGGGCGGACGACACCGAGTCGCGGCGGTCCTGGTGGAAGTCACCGCGGATGATCGGTGCCGCAGCGGCTCTCTGGTCCTGTTGGTTGCGCTCATCGTCGTTGCGGTGCAGTTCGTGCCGAAGAGCCGCGGGGCCGGAACGAGCCCGAGCCCGCAACCGGTCGCGCTGCAGGCCACCCAGCAGGACCAGCCCACTCCGACCGGACTCGGCATCAGCCGCAAGGCCGAGTACGACAGCGCCTCGACGTCGATCCGATTGACCATCACCTACAGCGCCCAGAAGGGACCGCTGCGCGGCCCGTTCCTTGAAGTGCTGCCAGGACTGACCAAACAGGCCGACTGCCCCACGGTGACCTGGTCGGGCAAGTCGCAGCAGCAGAACCTGCCCAGCGTCACCGGGATCACCGCCCGCTGCGGCTGGAGTGTCGACGGGATCGCCGTGCCCGCGCAGAGCACTCAGCAGATCTCGGTCGACGTCCACCTGGCGGTCACCGGCCAGGAGCAGCTGCAGAACTGGCTCGACGCAGCGTCGGCGGCAACCACGGCTGCGGTCCAGGATGCCGAGGTCGCCGGCACGGCCTATCCAGTGCAGCGGCTGCAAGACATCGAGGTCCAGACCCCGGCACGGATCGTCAGCCAGAAGACGCTGCCGATCACCCTGGTACCGGTGTGGCCGAGCGGTCCCGACACGGTCGACCCGCTCTACCGCAGCCCGGCGATCGGTGATCCGTCCAAGATGTTGGTGGCGATCGCCGGCGGTGAGAAGGGTGTTCGCTTCAGCGACGGATGTTCCGGTGCGCTCTCGGTGTCCAGCGACGGGCTGACCGTCACAACGCTCTCCCAGGCCGCCGAGTGCACGGTCGAGGCCCGGGTGGGCAATTTCACGGACCTGTCCAGCCAGCCGTTCTCGATCGTCACCCGCGGTGGGTGATCAGCCGAGGTAGGCGATCGCCTCCAGCTCCACCCGCACGTCCGGGTTGCCGAAGCCGGTGACCACGGTGGTGCGGGCCGGCGGCACGGCGCCGAGCCGCTTTCGCGTAGATCTCGTTGAACGCCGCGAAGGACGCGCCGTTGGCCAAGAAGGCGTTGATCTTGACGATCTGGTCGACGCTGCCACCGGCCGCCTCGACGACCTTGATCACGTTGTCGATCGCGCCGTTGACTTCGGCCTCGAAATCTCCGATGATCACCGCTCCCTGAGCGTCGGTGGCCACCTGCCCGGACACGTAGACGAAGTCGCCGGCCTTGATGCCGGGGGTCAGCGGGATCCCGGGGACGGCAGCGCCGCCAGGATTGATGGGTTCGATCGCTGACGCCACCGTATCGTTCACCGACCGCAGAACCGGTCGGGCGGCCAACTGGTGGTGATCCAGGGATCCCGTGCCGGTGATGGTGAAGGTGTGGCTCTGACCGGCGACCAGGGTGATCAGTCCGCTATCAGCCCGGGCTGCCGGGTCGAGCCGGTCGGGGAAGATCGCCAAATCCTTGACCAGTGCGTTGGCGGTGACGGTCACCCGGTAGCTGTCGGTGTCGGCGATGACGTCGGTCCGGTACGCGTCGGCGGCCGGCAGCAGGACCAGCGCGGTGTCCTCGACGAAGTAGTGGTACGTCGTCGCGTCGCCGGTGCGGGCCTGCAGGAACTCGGTGCCGGGCGTCGTCGCAGTGATCACGTCGGCGTCCAGAGCGATGTTCAACGTCGACCGGGCGGCGACGTGCAGATCCAGTCGCTGCTCGGCGAGCACCGGACTGCCGTCCGCCGTGGAGCGTCGGGTGATCACCAGCTCACCCGACCACGGCTCGGCGGAGTCGTTGTGCGCGATCAGCGTCGGCACCCGGTTGCCCTGCTCGTCGGTGCGGGGTTGGATGGTCAGCAGCCGGTCGGCGAACACCGCCTTGAGTGCGTACCAGAGCGGTTTGCGGATCCCGGCATAGTCGACGGCCGCCCAGCTGATCACTGGCCAGTTGTCGTTGAGCTGCCAGACGACCGCCCCGGTGTTGGTCGGCGCGAGGCTGCGGAAATGCTCGATCCCGAAGCGTACGGCGCGGGCCTGGTTGAGCTGTGTCAGCCAGTGCCAGTCGTCGATCGCGATCTCGGATTCGGTCGCCCAGTGCGGGAGGTGATCACCGAGGCCGCGTTCCAGCTTCAGGTTGCCGTCGGCTGCCTTCTGGTGCACCAACATCTGCGGACCGTACGGGTCGAGCGGTTGATCATGGACAACTGACGTCAGCGTCGACCAGGCGGCGGACCCTGGAAACCGAACTCCGACACGAATCGCGGCTGGTAGTCGGCGTAGTGGCGGTAGTCCACCTGGTTCCAGACGTCCCAGATGTGCATCGTGCCGTGCCGCGGATCGTTGGGATGCAGATAGTCGCTGAACGAGAACGGGCTGGCCGGCGAGTACGGCGTGCGCGGATCCAGCTGCTCGACCAGTTTCGGCAGCAGCTCACGGTAGTAGCCGTTGCCCCAGGTCTTGCCGACCAGTTGCGGCCGCCAACCCCAGTCGACGTAGCCCCAGATGTTCTCGTTGTTGCCGTTCCAAACGGCGAGGCTCGGGTGGGCCGACAATCGCGTGATCGCCTGCCGGGCCTCGGCCTCGACCTCGCTCCACAGTGGTTCCGGACTCGCTGTAGGCGGCGCAGGCGAACAGGAAGTCCTGCCAGACAAGGATTCCCAGCTCGTCGCAGACGTTGTAGAAGTAGTTGCTCTCGTAGATGCCGCCGCCCCAGACCCGCAACAGATTGGCACCGGATTCGTACGCCTCCATGATCGAGGTCCGGTACCGGCCGGCATCGAGTCGGGTGAGGAAGGCGTCGTCGGGGATCCAGTTGTAGCCCTTGACATAGATCGGCTGATCATTGACCGTGATCGCGAACCCGGTGCCGCGATCATCGGGAGTCAGCCGGATCGCGATGTTGCGGAACCCGACCCGGGCGTCGAACCGGTCGATGACCTCATCACCGCGGGACAGCCGTACGGCGGTGGGGTAGAGCGGTTGGCCCCGTAGCCACGCGGCCACCACAGCTCGACGTCGGGAACCTCGACGCGCACGGAGGCTGACGTCGTACCGGGCTCGAGTTCACGAGTGATCAACTGGCCGGCGACCTCGGTTGCCAGGGTGACCGGTCGGTCTGCATCGGGCAGCCACTGAAGTTCGGCCTCGACCTGCAGCACGCCGACACCGTCGACGACCGTCGCCAGCGGGCGAACGGCCTCCAGCCGGACAGTGTCCCAGGACTCGATCCTGATCGGCTTCCAGATCGCCGCCCCGGCCAGGTCGGGCCCCCAGTCCCAGCCGTAGCTGCTGGCCATCTTGCGGACCGCGTTGTACGGGTGGTGGTAGGAGACGGGCAGCCGGCCGAGCTCGGCCTCCGCCTGCTCGGCCGCGGTGGCCGGTGCCGCGAAGGTGATCACCAGTTCGTTGCTGCCCGGTCGCAGCTGGGAGGTGACGTCGAATCGATAGCTGCGGTGCTGGTTCGCGGTCCGGCCAACCTCGGAACCGTTGAGCGTGATCACCGCGAACGTGTCCAGGCCTTCGGCGACGAGATCGTGCCGTGTCTCCGGGCCGGGCTGCCAGTCGAAGTTCAGGCTGTATTGCCAGTCCGTGCGGCCGATCCACTGCAGCAAGGTCTCGTTGTCGCCGTCGAACGGGTCCGGGATCTTCCGCGCCGCCAACAGGTCGGTGTGCACCTCGCCGGGCACGGTGGCCGGGATCGGATCGGCGGTGAGCTCGCTCCATTCCTCGGGCGTCGGACTGGCGGCCCGGAGGCTCCACTGATGGTCGGCAACGCTGTCCGTCGTCAGCGAATAGGTGCGCATGACGGTGACTTTAGCGTTTAAGTAGATGCGGACCACCGCTGGCCGGTGCGGGACTAATCTGGCGGCGTGACCGACTTCAGCGACATGTACCGGCCGAGCGAAGAGCATGAGGCGTTCCGGGCCGCGGTCCGCGAGGTGTGCGACGAAAAGGTCGCGCCGAATGCAGCCGAGGCCGATGAATTGGCGCAGTTCCCGAAGGCCTCCTACGAGGCGTTGCGCGCCGCGGACTTCCACGCCCCGCACGTGCCGGAGGCCTACGACGGAGTCGGCGCCGACGCGCTCGCAACGGTGATCGTGATCGAGGAGATCGCCCGTGCGTGCATGGCATCATCGCTGATCCCGGCGGTCAACAAGCTGGCCACGCTGTGCTGGATCGCCGAGGGCTCTGACGAACTCAAGAAGAGCTACCTGCCCAGGATCGCCAGCGGCGAGTCGATGGCCTCCTACTGCCTGTCCGAGCCCGATGCGGGATCGGACGTTGCAGCATGAAGACCCGGGCGGCCCGCGACGGGGACGAGTTCGTGATCAACGGCGTCAAACGGTGGATCACCAATGCCGGCGTTTCGGACTTCTACACCGTCTTCGCGGTGACGGACCCGGAGAAGCGAACCAAGGGGATCAGCGCGTTCCTGGTCGAGAAGGCTGACCCCGGCGTCTCCTTCGGCGCACCGGAGAAGAAACTCGGGATCAAGGGGTCGCCGACCTGCGAGGTCTATTTCGACAACGTACGGATCCCGGCGTCGCGGATGATCGGCGCCGAGGGCACCGGCTTCGTCACCGCCATGAAGACCCTCGACCACACCCGGATCACCATTGCCGCTCAGGCGATCGGCGTGGCCCAGGGCGCACTGGACTACGCGCTGGGCTATGTCAAGGAACGCAAGCAGTTCGGTCGGCCGATCAGTGAGTTCCAGGGCCTGCAGTTCATGATCGCCGACATGGGGATGAAGCTCGAGGCGGCACGCCAGTTGACCTATGCGGCAGCATGCAAGTCCGAGCGCAGCGACGCCGATCTGGGCTACTTCGGTGCCGCCGCCAAGTGCTTCGCCTCCGACGTGGCGATGGAGATCACCACCGATGCGGTGCAGCTGCTCGGCGGCTACGGCTACACCAAGGACTATCCGGTGGAGCGGATGATGCGGGACGCCAAGATCACCCAGATCTACGAGGGCACCAACCAGGTGCAACGGATCGTGATGGCCCGCTCCCTGCTCAACCGCTGAGTCATCGGTAGCGCCCTGCGGTGGCCAGCGCGAGTTCCTTCAGCCGTTCAGCAGCCTCCGGTGGATCGATGATCACCAGATGGTCGGCGAACTGCAGCAGCTGGCGTACGGCCTCCAACTGTTCGTAGGCGATGGTGATCCTGGCCTGATGATCATCAATCCGAGTGGTCGAGCGGAGCCTGCTGCCCAGGACACGCCGGGCCAGGTCGACACGGTCGGCGTCCAGCAGTGCAGTGATCATGACCGAGCCGCTTCGTTCCAGGTCTTCCATCAGCCGGCAGGCGACCGAGCCGAGATCAACTCCGGCGCGCAGCCGACGAGGCTGGTCGCCGACCGTCCATCGGGCAAGTCGCTCCAGGGCGAAGAGGCGCGGGTGGCCGCGGTGGTCGGCGACCAGGTACCAGCGGCCGGCGCGGGAGAGCAGGCCGTACGGGTCGACGGTCAGCGAGCGCGGTGAGGCCTGGGAACTGCGCCGATAGCCGATCCGCAACCGGCGTCCGAACTGCAGGTCAGCCGCCAGCGAGGCTGGATCGGCTCCTCCCGGCTCGTCCTCGAACCAGCCGCGGTTGTCGATCATCACCAGTTCCGAGAGCGGAATGGTTTGTCCGGTCGGTGTCGGACGGGTGCGGAGTTTGCGCTGCGTCGTGGTCTGGTCGATGCCGAGCTGAGCGGCCTGGTGCCGGTCGAGACCGATCAGCCGCAGCGCCTCCACCTCCGACGGTGTAAGCCGGTTGACGTCGAGGTGGGAACCCGGGAGCAGCACGATCCCGCCGTGGCGGCCCTGTTCGGAGAACACCGGGATGTCGGCCTCGGCGAGCGTCAGCACGTCGCGCAGTACGGTTCGCTCGGACACGCCGAGTTCGTCGGCCAGCTGTCTGGCCGTCATCCGCTGTCGAAGCTGCAGCAGCAACAACATCGACAGCAGTCGCTGGGACCGCATGAGCACATTCTTCCCGAAAACCCGACACAGGTTGTCAGGTTTTGGGCCAATGCTGGCAGGTATGACAACACCGAACCTGTTCCTGATCTACGTCACCGACGTCGAACGGTCCACCCGCTTCTACAGCGAGCTGTTCGGGATGGCGCCGACGATGGTGACCCCGCGCTACATCCCGTACGAGGTGTCCCCCGGTGTGCTCTTCGCGCTCTGGTCCGGGCGTGCCGACCAGATCACCGATGCGCCGCGCACCAGTGAAGTCGGTCTGATGCTGCCCGGCGGGGGAGCGAAGGTCGACAAGCTGTTCGCCGACTGGTCGGCCAAGGGCGCGACCGTCTACCAGGAGCCGTACGACGACGTCTTCGGGCGCACCTTCGTTGTCAGCGATCCGGACGGCAACCTGATCAGGGTGTCCCCGACGGACTGACGTCTGGTCGGCGGCGCTGTACCAGCGCCACGACCACGCCGATCACGAACCAGCAGGCGCCGATGATCAACGCGGGCGGCTCGCCAGGACCAGAGCGATCACCACGATCAGAACGCCGATGGCCGGAAGCACCACGTGCCGTACGGGTTCCGGTGTCCGCTTTCCGATCACGTAGTAGCCGACCACCGAGGCGTGCAGGAACACGAACGCCACCAGGGCTCCGACGGTGACCAGGGAGGACAGCACGTCCAGGCCGTCGTCGCGCAATGCCGCAAGCAGGGCGATGACCACGGTGACCACCGCCGACAGCAGGATGGCGTTGCGCGGCGTGTGGCTGCGCTGACCAAGCCGACCGAGGACCGCGGGAAGCCGCCCGTCCCGAGCCATGCCGTACATCAGCCGGCTCACCGCCGCCTGAGCCACCAACGCCGAGAAGATCGGGCCGATGGTGCGGACCGCGGTGACGATCTGCCCGAACCAGCCGCCTATTGCCTGCCGGAGCATGTCGTAGAAGGCGGTTCCCTGCTGGTCCGGATGCGCCGTCAACGTCTCCGGCGTCGTCCGGATCAGCAGCCCGGCGAAATAGGTCTGGACGACGAACAGCAGCCCGGCCAGCGACAGGCAGAAGAGCAGTGCTCGGCCGACCTGTCGCGGTGAACCGGTGTTCTCCTCGGCGAAACTGGCGATCGCGTCGAAGCCGAGGAACGCCAGCACGGCGACCGAGACGGCTCCGAGCGCACCGGCAAGATCAAATCCGTTGAAGCCGACCAGCGGGGAGAGTACCGGCCGGGCCGGGCCCTCGCGGGCCAATACGATGATCGCGCCGACGACGAAGATCACCAGCAGCAGCATTTCGATGGCCAGCATCACCATACCGACGGCCGCCGCGACCTTGACGCCGGCAATGTTCAGCCCGGTGATCAACAGCACCCCGGCCACCGTGAAGATCCAGACCGGCACACCAGGGACCAGCGAGTTGGCGGCGATTCCGGTGAAGAGCGCTGCCAGCGCGGGGATGAACAGATAGTCCAGGCCGAGCATCCAGCCGGCCAGGAAGGCCGGGAACCGGCCAAGCCCGGCCTGGGCGTAGGCGAACACCGAACCGGCCCGCGGCACGGCCAGCGCCATCCTGGCATAGGACCAGGCCGTGAAGGCCATGGCGATCGTGGCGATCACGAAGACCAGCGCCGTGGCTCCGTGACTGCGTGCGTCCAGGACCCCGAAGGTGCCCATCGGTGCGGTCGGGCCGATGAACAGCAGGCCGTAGACAATCAGGTCGCGCAGTCCCAGCGACCGCCGCAGGGTGGTGGGTGCCTCAGATGTCATCGGAGTCCCTCTCTCCGCCGGGCCGAGTTCGCCTGCTACTTCGCGAACTTCTTCAGGCCGCTGGTGTCGCCCCTGGCGATGTCGTCGAACATCTTCTTGGCTTTGGCATTGTCCCAGAGCACCGACGATCCGGCCGGGGTGTTGGCGTTGGCGTCGGCGATCGGCACGGTGAGCGTCAGTCCGTCGCCGCTCGACACCTTGCCCAGGGCGATCACCATCCGCATCGCGGAGAACATCGTGGCGTTGTCGCCGACGACCAGCGAATCGGTGCCCGCGTTGGCCAGCTTCCAGTAGCGCACCGGGTTGATGATCGACGCCGGCGACGCAGCCTCCTTGGCCATCGCACCGACCACCTTCCGCTGCCGTTGCACGCGGCCGAGATCACCTAGTGGATCGGCCTTCCGCATCCGTACGTAGCCCAGCGCGTCCCTGCCCTCCAGGGTCTGGCACCCCTTCTTGAGATTGAGGTGGGAGTCATGGTCCTTGATCGGATGCTTGAGGCAGACATGGATGCCGCCGACCGCGTCGATGACGTTGACGAAGCCGGCGAAACCGACCTCGGTGTACTGGTCGATCCGCAGCCCGGTGTTGCGTTCGATGGTCCTGGTCAGCAGTTTGGGACCGCCGATCGAGTACGACGCGTTGATCTTGTTGGACCCGTGCCCGGGGATCGGGACGTAGGAGTCCCGGGGGACCGAGATCAGAGCGGGCTCACCGCCCGGCGGCACGTAGAGCAACATGATCGTGTCGGTGCGCTGGCCGCCGACGTGCCCGGTGCCGAGCTTCTTCCGCTCGGCCTTGGTGAGACCTGCCCGGGAATCCGAGCCGACCAGCAGGTAGAGCGTGCCGGGTTGGTCGGCGGGCGGCTGCCCGACGGCTCCCAGGCCACCCGGTCGACGTGGCTCCAGGCGTAGATCGGGACGGCGATCAGCCAGACCAGCACGGCAACGAGGAAGATGCCGATGCCGACCGCGATCCGCTTCCCGGCGCTCTTGCGGCGTGGCGCCCGAGGCGGACCCGGCGGCTGCGTGGGCGGCGGTCCAGGTCGCGGCGTCCGGGGCGGTACCTGCCCCGCTCCCTGGGGAGGCGTTCGGGGCGGCGACGGGGTCGACTCATCGGCCGCCGGCTGATCCTTCGGCAGGACGCGGGTCGGCTCCGGCTCCTGGTCGCGTGGGTGCTTCTTGTCACGCCGGTAGAGCCAGTCGAGATCGTCGTTGTGGCTGGGTGCCATGCGCACCAAAGTACCTGCGCCCGGCGCGTCGACCGGGTCAGGAACACCCCGCGCCGGGATACTGGGGCCATCTGTGCGCCGGCCGACCGCGCGGGCCGGTGTGCGGAGACCTTCCCCAACTGAAAGGCCCGCCGGTGACCGCAACCATGCTGCCGCCCCATGCCCGTTCAGCCGGGCAGAACCCGTTACAGGTCAAGAGCCAGCGGATCAAGCTCAGGCGTGGCCTGACGTTCTTGTTCATGACCCTGGTGCTGCCGGGATCGGCGCAGATGGCGGCCGGCAACAAGCGCATCGGACGGTTCGCCCTGCGCAGTTGGGCGGTACTGATCGGCGCAATCGTTGCGGTCGGGGTGATGGCGCTGGTCTGGCGCGGCGGCTTCATCACGCTGATGTCCAGCCAGGTGCCGCTGCGGATTCTGCAGGGCGTGTTGATGCTGGCCGGAATCTGCTGGGCCCTGCTGATGATCGATGCCTGGCGGATCAGTCGGCCACCTGAGCTTGCCCGCCGCCACCGGCTCGGCTTCGCCACGCTCAGCGGCGCCCTGGTATTCGTCGTCACCGGAGCGATGTTCGCCAGCGCGTCGATCGTCTCCGATCAACGCGACTTCATGGGCGCGGTCTTCTCCGGTGGCGGGGACAAGGTCGCCAAGGCCGGTCGGATCAACATCCTGTTGCTCGGCGGCGACGCCGGCAAGGACCGGGTCGGGCTGCGACCGGACAGCATCACGGTTGCCAGCGTCGATGTGGACTCCGGCCGTACGGTGTTGTTCAGCCTGCCGCGGAACCTGGAGGACGCACCCTTCCCGGATTCCTCGCCGCTGCACAAAGTCTTCCCGAGGGGCTACGGCTGCGCCGACCACAGCTGCATGCTGAACGCCGTCTACAGCTATGCCGAAGCACACCGGGCCCTGTATCCGGGCGTTCGGAACCCGGGTGCGCAGGCCACCAAGGAGGCGGTCGAGGGCGCCACCGGTCTCAAGATCAACTATTACGCCTTGATCGACCTCAAGGGCTTCCAGAAGTTGATCGATGCGGTCGGTGGGATCACGATCAAGGTCAACAAGCGGCTGCCGATCGGTGGTCAGGTGCCCGGGCAGCAGGTCAAGAACTACATCGAACCCGGGACCCAGCACATGGACGGCTACCACGCGCTGTGGTATGCCCGGTCCCGGCATGCCGATTCTGACTACGCGCGGATGGCCCGCCAGAAATGCGTGATGGACGCCATGCTCAACCAGCTCGATCCGGTGACCGTGTTGACCAAGTTCAACCGGATCGCCGCTGCCGGCAAGCAGATCGTCCAGACCGACGTGCCACCGTCGGAGATCAACCGGCTGATCAATCTGGCGGAGAAGGCGAAGCGCCGGCCGATCGCCAGTGTCGCGTTCGTCCCGCCGCTGATCTACCCGGGCAGCGCGGACTTCCAGCTGATCCACCAGACCGTACAGGCCTCGGTGACCAAGGCGACCGATGCCGGCGCCAAGCGGGCCAAGGCGGAGAAGAAGGCCAAGGAGCAGACCCCGACGTCGGGGGGCGCGGCAAAGTCGCCTGCTCCCAAGAAGGGGAC
This window harbors:
- a CDS encoding serine/threonine-protein kinase; the protein is MEFSEALGASYRLGKRVGRGASGEVWQATDLRTGETVAAKILRAEHASDPALVERFIRERSILIGLRHPNIVAVRDLVVEGDRLAIVMDYIGGGSLRDILDRRSTLSPRAAVDTTAAVFRALAAAHEKQVLHRDIKPDNVLLLPEWLVGNPDACKVTDFGIARMITDRPRVSTGLLGTPEYMAPELISTGDAGMPADVYATGVLLYELLAGRTPFAGPGTDFTIAYRHVSVEVPNLDLPDQLSALLLRLLDKRPQNRPSAADAAATLTAMRPRLDGVPALEPASAPEDFVQTERRPPRSGASGRPRG
- a CDS encoding RidA family protein; amino-acid sequence: MLVHQKAADGNLKLERGLGDHLPHWATESEIAIDDWHWLTQLNQARAVRFGIEHFRSLAPTNTGAVVWQLNDNWPVISWAAVDYAGIRKPLWYALKAVFADRLLTIQPRTDEQGNRVPTLIAHNDSAEPWSGELVITRRSTADGSPVLAEQRLDLHVAARSTLNIALDADVITATTPGTEFLQARTGDATTYHYFVEDTALVLLPAADAYRTDVIADTDSYRVTVTANALVKDLAIFPDRLDPAARADSGLITLVAGQSHTFTITGTGSLDHHQLAARPVLRSVNDTVASAIEPINPGGAAVPGIPLTPGIKAGDFVYVSGQVATDAQGAVIIGDFEAEVNGAIDNVIKVVEAAGGSVDQIVKINAFLANGASFAAFNEIYAKAARRRAAGPHHRGHRLRQPGRAGGAGGDRLPRLITHRG
- a CDS encoding YafY family protein yields the protein MRSQRLLSMLLLLQLRQRMTARQLADELGVSERTVLRDVLTLAEADIPVFSEQGRHGGIVLLPGSHLDVNRLTPSEVEALRLIGLDRHQAAQLGIDQTTTQRKLRTRPTPTGQTIPLSELVMIDNRGWFEDEPGGADPASLAADLQFGRRLRIGYRRSSQASPRSLTVDPYGLLSRAGRWYLVADHRGHPRLFALERLARWTVGDQPRRLRAGVDLGSVACRLMEDLERSGSVMITALLDADRVDLARRVLGSRLRSTTRIDDHQARITIAYEQLEAVRQLLQFADHLVIIDPPEAAERLKELALATAGRYR
- a CDS encoding VOC family protein; translated protein: MTTPNLFLIYVTDVERSTRFYSELFGMAPTMVTPRYIPYEVSPGVLFALWSGRADQITDAPRTSEVGLMLPGGGAKVDKLFADWSAKGATVYQEPYDDVFGRTFVVSDPDGNLIRVSPTD
- a CDS encoding APC family permease, with the protein product MTSEAPTTLRRSLGLRDLIVYGLLFIGPTAPMGTFGVLDARSHGATALVFVIATIAMAFTAWSYARMALAVPRAGSVFAYAQAGLGRFPAFLAGWMLGLDYLFIPALAALFTGIAANSLVPGVPVWIFTVAGVLLITGLNIAGVKVAAAVGMVMLAIEMLLLVIFVVGAIIVLAREGPARPVLSPLVGFNGFDLAGALGAVSVAVLAFLGFDAIASFAEENTGSPRQVGRALLFCLSLAGLLFVVQTYFAGLLIRTTPETLTAHPDQQGTAFYDMLRQAIGGWFGQIVTAVRTIGPIFSALVAQAAVSRLMYGMARDGRLPAVLGRLGQRSHTPRNAILLSAVVTVVIALLAALRDDGLDVLSSLVTVGALVAFVFLHASVVGYYVIGKRTPEPVRHVVLPAIGVLIVVIALVLASRPR
- a CDS encoding LCP family protein; its protein translation is MLLYVPPGGEPALISVPRDSYVPIPGHGSNKINASYSIGGPKLLTRTIERNTGLRIDQYTEVGFAGFVNVIDAVGGIHVCLKHPIKDHDSHLNLKKGCQTLEGRDALGYVRMRKADPLGDLGRVQRQRKVVGAMAKEAASPASIINPVRYWKLANAGTDSLVVGDNATMFSAMRMVIALGKVSSGDGLTLTVPIADANANTPAGSSVLWDNAKAKKMFDDIARGDTSGLKKFAK
- a CDS encoding LCP family protein; translation: MTATMLPPHARSAGQNPLQVKSQRIKLRRGLTFLFMTLVLPGSAQMAAGNKRIGRFALRSWAVLIGAIVAVGVMALVWRGGFITLMSSQVPLRILQGVLMLAGICWALLMIDAWRISRPPELARRHRLGFATLSGALVFVVTGAMFASASIVSDQRDFMGAVFSGGGDKVAKAGRINILLLGGDAGKDRVGLRPDSITVASVDVDSGRTVLFSLPRNLEDAPFPDSSPLHKVFPRGYGCADHSCMLNAVYSYAEAHRALYPGVRNPGAQATKEAVEGATGLKINYYALIDLKGFQKLIDAVGGITIKVNKRLPIGGQVPGQQVKNYIEPGTQHMDGYHALWYARSRHADSDYARMARQKCVMDAMLNQLDPVTVLTKFNRIAAAGKQIVQTDVPPSEINRLINLAEKAKRRPIASVAFVPPLIYPGSADFQLIHQTVQASVTKATDAGAKRAKAEKKAKEQTPTSGGAAKSPAPKKGTGGAADLNQVCTAGSA